Proteins co-encoded in one Daphnia carinata strain CSIRO-1 chromosome 3, CSIRO_AGI_Dcar_HiC_V3, whole genome shotgun sequence genomic window:
- the LOC130693422 gene encoding ADAMTS-like protein 5, with amino-acid sequence MMSSVSTLVLMGLAVAWLLSVPTTATGSSSTKGHDALEDDTDDAAAYARYMAATEASAPLMQRRSQQHHDPASAAVGRASSSPSSASTAVSSSHSGGAGRAPFKSIYRSSGGHVTLLHSTDYSAARRRLVHVWSPWSAWSPCSRTCGGGITARHRTCRIEYARVSEGSGIRSSYQQCIGESSEYSSCNPQSCSTAAAGHPEDFRLFQCSLYNNRTIRGHYVATWTPYQMGPNQCELSCRAGNRPNGLVYSFGKVLDGTRCTIDPENPYKEFCINGRCLAVGCDGRVGSAAKRDMCHVCGGNNGTCQRVAAVTFPQSADFTVKTRNPQRLTETYGYSPVVRIPRGATHIRLTDNSSNYLALMDERERYFLNGNWIVDWPGRYETNGVAFQYERIKDSEVVHSRGPLQQDLIVMVLVREKDPAIYYEYWLPRQAQIYRMTVDAFTSDAQRVVSARPTVAPTTALPTTTTRRPVTSRMTTSKPTTTTPSAVIFQHHNSTAETNPNDWEQYEPQPTAASLVRSPPRITYGGFMVPFFNSITTTTTTPRTTTATSKPTKKSRPKGSKKKANGVHDIEEVRHHLGLIHKKPPKTSAVRSGISNGHPGSCSVDGSCWKTVNGKKHFCLSEFVLRCKVLGYEVINGETRYEVQVVQSYKNMIPILNREFIWAEPVADCPCPAPYLRTGTDYIIMGKTDRKFRRNEIRLLLDSDSYVRVYNQANAERVLRIRRDEAKFCQKYKTKFNLTT; translated from the exons aTGATGAGCTCCGTCTCGACGTTGGTGTTGATGGGGTTAGCCGTTGCGTGGCTACTATCCGTGCCAACGACGGCAACAGGCAGCAGCTCAACTAAg GGCCACGATGCCCTGGAAGACGACACGGACGATGCGGCGGCGTATGCGCGTTACATGGCCGCCACGGAAGCGTCCGCTCCGCTGATGCAGCGCCGTTCGCAACAGCATCACGACCCGGCATCGGCTGCCGTTGGCCGCGCTAGTTCATCACCTTCTTCGGCTAGCACGGCCGTCAGCAGTAGTCATAGCGGTGGCGCTGGCAGGGCTCCGTTTAAAAGTATTTACCGCTCCTCGGGTGGTCACGTGACTCTGCTGCATTCCACCGACTACTCGGCCGCCCGGCGCCGTTTGGTTCACGTCTGGAGCCCCTGGTCCGCTTGGTCGCCGTGCAGCCGGACTTGCGGAGGCGGAATCACCGCCAGACACCGCACCTGTAGAATTGAATACGCCAG ggttTCGGAAGGCTCGGGAATCCGATCGAGTTATCAACAATGCATTGGAGAATCCTCTGAATATTCTTCGTGTAATCCACAGTCGTGCTCGACGGCAGCGGCCGGACATCCCGAAGATTTCCGGCTGTTTCAGTGTTCGCTCTACAACAATCGCACGATCAGGGGGCATTACGTCGCCACATGGACTCCCTATCAAATGG GACCCAATCAGTGCGAATTGAGTTGCAGGGCAGGTAATAGACCCAACGGTCTGGTCTATTCATTCGGTAAAGTGCTGGACGGCACTCGTTGCACCATCGATCCTGAAAATCCTTACAAAGAATTCTGCATCAACGGTCGCTGTCTG gcGGTGGGCTGTGACGGACGGGTGGGGTCGGCGGCCAAACGCGACATGTGCCACGTCTGCGGCGGTAACAACGGCACGTGCCAGCGGGTTGCCGCTGTAACTTTCCCTCAGAGTGCCGACTTTACCGTTAAAACACGCAACCCTCAACGAc TGACGGAAACGTATGGATATAGCCCGGTTGTTCGCATACCCCGAGGCGCTACGCATATCCGGTTGACCGATAACAGCAGTAATTATCTGG ctttaatGGACGAACGAGAAAGGTATTTCCTGAACGGCAATTGGATCGTCGACTGGCCGGGCCGTTACGAAACAAACGGAGTGGCTTTCCAGTACGAGCGAATCAAAGACTCGGAAGTCGTGCACAGCCGCGGACCTCTGCAACAAGATTTGATTGTTATG GTCCTGGTGCGAGAGAAAGACCCGGCCATTTATTACGAATACTGGCTACCACGTCAAGCGCAGATCTATCGGATGACCGTCGACGCGTTCACGTCCGACGCTCAGCGGGTTGTCTCGGCTCGTCCGACCGTCGCCCCGACCACCGCCCTGCCCACGACGACAACTCGCAGGCCTGTCACGTCCAGGATGACGACGTCCAaaccgacgacgacgacgccaTCGGCCGTTATTTTCCAGCATCACAACAGCACGGCCGAAACGAATCCGAATGATTGGGAACAGTACGAGCCCCAACCGACGGCCGCCAGTTTAGTGAGGAGTCCGCCGCGGATAACTTACGGCGGTTTCATGGTCCCTTTCTTTAATTCCatcacgacgacgacgacgacgcccAGGACGACGACGGCCACCAGCAAGCCGACGAAGAAGAGCCGGCCCAAGGGCTCGAAGAAAAAAGCGAACGGTGTTCACGATATTGAAGAAGTCCGCCATCATCTCGGCTTGATTCACAAAAAACCTCCGAAAACATCGGCCGTTAGAAGCGGGATCAGCAACGGACATCCGGGATCGTGTTCGGTTGACGGCTCTTGCTGGAAAACGGTCAACGGAAAGAAACATTTCTGTCTCAGTGAATTCG TTTTGCGATGTAAAGTGCTTGGATATGAAGTCATCAACGGCGAGACCCGCTACGAAGTGCAGGTGGTCCAATCATACAAGAACATGATCCCCATTTTGAACCGAGAATTCATCTGGGCGGAACCGGTAGCCGATTGTCCCTGCCCGGCCCCTTATCTCCGAACGGGCACCGACTACATCATCATGGGCAAGACGGACAGGAAATTTAGACGCAACGAGATCCGGTTGCTCCTCGACTCGGACAGTTACGTCCGCGTCTACAACCAAGCCAATGCCGAGCGCGTACTGCGCATCCGCCGCGACGAGGCGAAATTCTGTCAGAAATATAAAACGAAATTCAATCTCACGACCtaa
- the LOC130693185 gene encoding fibrous sheath CABYR-binding protein-like codes for MNSTIRKLPGSKKEFPFVKSVVDHRRPASSKVQNVPAVHSKSDVQKPRPGKAVSAKGIAGPVSLQNRPAWDPSTKIEPTPVLYIKPLPGTRKTQEDLPNKSFKARPVPISHAKPFRPILPSKILKFTGTQTSNDEFVTGQEKSDNKQVDEATSKPEELTAESPQAPHETIEIPEKAAETPAGSADPGLVSCEEQSVVDPVLPTIKPQENVLIEEIKVKENEVVDEKEQSVDLPEAEAEMPTGAEDPGLMSSVLQSVVDPVLPSPTPENGIPIDETEVNEVTGEKEQVVQLPAAEMPAEAEDPGLFSRMWRSMVDPILGQRKPDNEGTGQTEEVAVKHPESEVPPVTEEPGVPAATETESPAIEEVVIPSVGEKESPVVEESAMPSVEEKKDESPEVAKEVVEDQPMAGPSSDEGAVRKYPPGYGSKKERIRKALEKKGIMPGDELPPKKPFKNQGRKRSKSPSLMEIYENLLKAPPYKESD; via the coding sequence ATGAATTCCACAATTAGAAAACTTCCTGGCTCCAAAAAGGAATTCCCTTTCGTTAAAAGCGTCGTGGACCACCGGAGACCCGCCAGCTCGAAGGTGCAGAATGTACCGGCTGTGCACAGCAAATCGGacgtacagaaacccagaccTGGAAAGGCCGTTTCTGCAAAAGGAATCGCCGGACCAGTGAGTCTCCAGAACCGCCCGGCTTGGGATCCGTCCACCAAGATTGAACCCACTCCAGTTCTTTACATCAAGCCATTGCCGGGCACGAGAAAGACACAAGAAGATCTACCAAACAAGTCTTTCAAGGCTCGACCCGTACCAATTAGCCACGCCAAGCCTTTCCGACCCATTTTACCCAGTAAAATCCTCAAATTCACCGGAACACAAACATCCAACGATGAGTTTGTTACTGGACAAGAAAAATCGGACAACAAACAGGTTGATGAAGCCACCAGCAAACCGGAAGAGTTGACGGCCGAGAGCCCTCAAGCGCCTCATGAAACCATTGAGATCCCTGAGAAGGCGGCAGAAACGCCAGCTGGATCAGCCGATCCTGGACTAGTGAGTTGCGAAGAGCAATCGGTGGTTGACCCGGTTTTACCGACCATAAAGCCACAAGAAAACGTGCTCATTGAAGAAATCAAAGTGAAAGAGAACGAGGTCGTTGACGAGAAAGAACAATCCGTTGACCTTCCGGAAGCTGAAGCAGAAATGCCCACCGGAGCAGAGGACCCTGGATTAATGAGCAGCGTATTGCAATCAGTGGTTGATCCGGTTTTACCGTCCCCAACACCAGAAAACGGCATTCCGATTGACGAAACCGAAGTGAACGAGGTCACTGGCGAGAAAGAACAGGTCGTTCAGCTTCCGGCTGCTGAAATGCCAGCCGAAGCTGAGGATCCTGGACTATTCAGCCGCATGTGGCGTTCGATGGTTGATCCCATTTTGGGCCAAAGGAAACCAGATAACGAAGGAACAGGACAAACTGAGGAGGTTGCTGTCAAGCACCCAGAATCCGAAGTGCCTCCTGTAACTGAAGAGCCTGGTGTTCCAGCGGCTACTGAAACGGAATCACCAGCCATCGAAGAGGTTGTTATTCCATCGGTTGGGGAGAAGGAATCGCCGGTTGTCGAAGAGAGTGCCATGCCATCggttgaagaaaagaaagatgaatcGCCAGAAGTGGCAAAAGAAGTGGTAGAAGATCAGCCGATGGCAGGGCCGTCTTCCGACGAAGGTGCAGTGAGGAAATATCCTCCGGGTTATGGatcgaaaaaggaaaggatcAGAAAGGCTTTGGAGAAAAAGGGGATCATGCCCGGCGATGAGCTGCCACCGAAAAAACCGTTCAAAAACCAAGGACGCAAGCGTTCAAAATCACCATCCCTTATGGAAATCTACGAGAACTTGTTGAAGGCTCCTCCTTACAAAGAGAGTGACTAA
- the LOC130693448 gene encoding protein Star-like, with the protein MASWRSIRILMFRRRILLMSFVAIIGLFLIKRFVMDNEPHHRMTKKKVLYNLMEETPNMAKHVKDCTIEYANEHKLQQDHPCLLDIIRRQYLNKPSPADVPLYLDYPNIKDQSAGQVTAVLRLLRNLTKGFFIESGAADGESFSNSLFLERDMNWTGLLIEPEPKSYGNLAKRNRKSWTLPNCLSLEKYPTEVSFDKTEITGKIIGSKVSQSEMAKGKLTNVQCLPLYSILLAHGQTWVDFFSLDVEGHELQVLKTIPWHKVNITVVAVEWEHVEEGYYAVVDYMKDQGFVNFGRIATPYARDAVFIKDFLDDLRYDYIDYDE; encoded by the exons ATGGCGTCCTGGCG GAGCATTCGAATATTAATGTTCCGGCGTCGTATACTTCTAATGTCATTCGTCGCCATAATTGGGTTGTTTCTGATCAAACGGTTCGTAATGGATAACGAGCCTCATCACAgaatgacgaagaagaaggttCTTTACAACTTGATGGAAGAGACACCAAACATGGCTAAACACGTCAAAGACTGCACAATCG AGTATGCCAACGAACACAAATTACAGCAAGATCATCCGTGCCTGTTGGATATTATTCGGCGTCAGTATCTTAATAAACCATCACCTGCTGACGTGCCACTCTACCTGGACTACCCGAACATCAAAGATCAGTCCGCTGGTCAAGTGACGGCCGTCCTACGTTTACTGAGGAATCTA acAAAAGGCTTTTTCATCGAGAGTGGAGCAGCTGATGGTGAATCGTTTTCCAATTCGCTTTTCCTTGAACGCGATATGAACTGGACTGGATTGTTGATCGAGCCTGAACCGAAATCTTATGGCAACCTGGCCAAACGCAATCGTAAATCGTGGACACTGCCGAATTGCCTCAGTTTAGAAAAATACCCAACCGAA GTATCCTTTGACAAAACTGAAATTACAGGCAAAATTATTGGCAGCAAAGTTTCGCAATCTGAAATGGCTAAAGGAAAATTGACTAACGTCCAGTGTTTGCCACTCTATTCCATTTTGCTGGCCCACGGCCAGACCTGGGTGGATTTCTTCAGCCTCGATGTGGAAGGACACGAACTTCAAGTCCTCAAGACCATCCCCTGGCATAAAGTCAACATCACC GTGGTGGCCGTTGAATGGGAACATGTCGAAGAAGGCTATTACGCCGTCGTTGATTACATGAAAGATCAAGGCTTCGTTAATTTTGGAAGAATCGCCACCCCTTACGCCAGAGATGCTGTCTTTATCAAGGATTTCCTCGA CGATCTGCGGTACGACTACATTGATTACGATGAGTAA